In Pseudomonas fluorescens, one genomic interval encodes:
- a CDS encoding AraC family transcriptional regulator yields the protein MTQNAFAILSQQNEASRPQSLDDLLASMALLLPMLDVIPNAAIFIKDLQARYVMANQTLVQRCGLKDLRPLLGKTSAEVFPAQLGPGYTEQDRRVLEEGFVLEDQLELHLYGSREPGWCLTHKRPLYDRDNRIIGLAGISVDLQTASETHPAYQRLAAVDEYIRANFASRVSLSELTRIAGISVAQLERYCKRVFHLTPRQMIQKVRLEHAHRLLHGDLPITEVALQCGYTDHSAFTRQFKASTGFTPRQYRLATAP from the coding sequence AATGCGTTTGCGATCCTGAGCCAGCAGAACGAAGCGAGCCGACCGCAAAGCCTCGACGATCTGCTCGCCAGCATGGCGCTGCTGTTACCGATGCTGGATGTGATTCCCAACGCGGCGATCTTCATCAAGGACCTGCAGGCGCGTTACGTCATGGCCAACCAGACTTTGGTGCAGCGCTGCGGTTTGAAAGACCTGCGACCGCTGCTGGGCAAGACCAGCGCCGAGGTGTTTCCGGCGCAATTGGGGCCGGGCTATACCGAGCAGGATCGGCGCGTGCTGGAAGAGGGGTTTGTGTTGGAGGATCAGCTGGAGCTGCATCTGTACGGCAGCCGCGAACCGGGTTGGTGCCTGACCCACAAGCGTCCGCTGTACGATCGCGACAACCGGATCATTGGCCTGGCGGGAATTTCCGTCGACCTGCAAACCGCCAGCGAAACCCATCCGGCGTATCAGCGGCTGGCGGCGGTGGACGAGTACATTCGGGCGAATTTCGCCAGCCGCGTCAGCCTGAGCGAACTGACGCGCATCGCCGGGATTTCAGTGGCGCAACTGGAGCGCTACTGCAAGCGCGTGTTCCACCTCACGCCGCGGCAGATGATCCAGAAAGTCCGTCTTGAGCACGCGCATCGGCTGTTGCACGGCGACTTGCCGATCACCGAAGTGGCGCTGCAGTGCGGTTATACCGACCACAGCGCGTTCACCCGGCAGTTCAAGGCTTCCACCGGATTCACCCCGCGCCAGTATCGCTTGGCGACAGCGCCCTGA
- the phnE gene encoding phosphonate ABC transporter, permease protein PhnE, with amino-acid sequence MNRLINLLLIVGIGVAVIASFGYLELDLGELGSATSLKQMGAYAQRFLSPDLSATHLQAILKGSLETLAMSALGTLLAAVFGILLALPAAGRFGWPLQSASRLLLNGLRAIPELVWAALMVLAAGLGPNAGTLALALHTTGVLGRLFAEALENTPPEPAEAIRLQGGNPVLAFCYGTLPNLAPQLLAYCLYRWENNIRMASVLGFVGAGGLGQMLYVSLSLFQEAQASTVILAMLILVLGVDSLSAWSRQRWVKA; translated from the coding sequence ATGAATCGCCTGATCAATCTGTTGCTGATCGTCGGCATTGGCGTCGCGGTTATCGCCTCGTTCGGTTACCTCGAACTCGATCTCGGTGAACTCGGCAGCGCCACCAGCCTCAAGCAGATGGGTGCCTACGCGCAGCGCTTTCTCAGCCCGGACCTGAGCGCCACGCATTTGCAGGCGATCCTCAAGGGCTCGCTGGAAACCCTGGCCATGTCGGCCCTCGGCACCCTGCTCGCGGCGGTGTTCGGCATCCTCCTCGCGCTGCCCGCCGCCGGACGTTTCGGCTGGCCGCTGCAAAGCGCTTCGCGCCTGCTGCTCAACGGTCTGCGGGCGATTCCGGAACTGGTGTGGGCGGCACTGATGGTGCTCGCCGCCGGCCTCGGCCCGAACGCCGGCACCCTGGCGCTGGCCCTGCACACCACCGGCGTGCTCGGCCGGTTGTTCGCCGAAGCGCTGGAAAATACCCCGCCGGAACCGGCCGAAGCGATCCGCTTGCAGGGCGGCAACCCGGTGCTCGCCTTCTGCTACGGCACCCTGCCCAACCTCGCTCCGCAATTGCTCGCCTATTGCCTGTATCGCTGGGAAAACAACATTCGCATGGCCAGCGTGTTGGGCTTTGTCGGTGCCGGTGGTTTGGGGCAGATGCTGTATGTCAGCCTCAGCCTGTTTCAGGAAGCGCAGGCGAGCACGGTGATTCTGGCGATGCTGATTCTGGTGCTGGGCGTGGATTCGCTGAGTGCCTGGAGCCGGCAGCGTTGGGTCAAGGCCTGA